Genomic segment of Benincasa hispida cultivar B227 chromosome 1, ASM972705v1, whole genome shotgun sequence:
tttagtggtttaaattaattggcattttacaaaaaaaaaaaaaaaaaaaaaaaaggaaaaaatttccTGCGGGAACCGGATCCTCGTGAATTCCCTGCAGGAAATCTCCGCCCCGATCCCCGTGGAAAATTTTACGNCTTTACTTAACTTAGTAGTAGGCGAACAGTGACtctattattatataaatattacatttaaattttaaatttgattatttattggaaaagataataaaaaaaaaggaaaaaatttccTGCGGGAACCGGATCCTCGTGAATTCCCTGCAGGAAATCTCCGCCCCGATCCCCGTGGAAAATTTTACGAGGATGGGGAATGAGATGGGAAAcggagatggagatggaaaatGGCATCTCCGACCCTGTCCTGCCCGTGTAATCTTTAGATATGCATTAGTAAACTAATCTTATATTATTggaaaaagaaggtaaatatatataaaagaaaagagtATTTTGCAATAATTGAAAAGTGGGTTcatgtattaaaattaaacggTTCGactcaattaattattcaaattttttaatatgaaattcatCAAATAGATCAGTcattatatgattttttaacTTCACCGAGTCAATATATGGTgaagttagcaagattcaaatctttgatttttttttgatAGAATATGCCTATGAGTTGCGTTATGTTGACAAACTAAAACAAACTAATGTGATGCATACCTTAAATACAAATGTATGACTTTTCTAGTTCAAATTGAAATGTGAGTTTCTGATCTTTAGTACAACAATTTTGGGATGACGGATTGAACCACTAATCTCTAGGAGGAGAACTATGTCTATTACTGTTAAGCTAAGTTTACTATGACAGATGTGAGAATTCGAACAACACATGGagaaatatcattttttttcatgaatCATGGTTAAGTTGACAAATGGTTTGTTTCGATGAGTTTATAattgttgaaaaaaataaaaagaaaataaaaagaaaagacaaagaaTGAGcttaaatttcttttgaaaaaacaaCCTAAATCGAAACTTACCCAATTgagagattaaaaatatatgtaataATGTCACCCAAAAATAACATAAACGACAGAaatatttagaataataagaaataatcatttttaaagaaaaaaatcatactATATtgtataattaacattatatttctttaatctttcagaAAATTCAGAGATAATGTTTCTTGGATGAATTATCTATTAATTATAGTCATAGGTTTGTTTGACTTGCAATATTTGTTACAAAAATCTATTTGTTAAAAGGGTAAAAATAAAACCCAGGttgatttttaatattataaatttacttTATTCATAACtatataataatcaaattattttaataatctcAAACCCTTATAGTCAGTACATGTGATTATTGTAATTTTCAAGTAACCGTACAGAGTCTACAGACAACACTATCCAATACTCATTGATAATTCCCCACAATATATATTAAGATTAATAATCAACTAAACTTTGTCATTatgtatttgaaaataatatattcgaaaataatatattcaatataaaaaaaatacacattttgtttataaaagatttaatttaataaaccgATGAGCCATAAAGaacagaaaacaaaaataaaccaCAGTATGGAggggattttttaaaaaataattcttaattcaaaataaattttaaagtatttgacctcattattgttttttttttttttttttttgggaagatTAAGGTTGgtcaaagaaatatattttacatAGGAATAGTATgaaaaaaactaaaaggaaaaaccCATTGAATCTAACTACTAGGaaaatatagtatatatatatatatatcataaatccTTATAATATCGATTTTTCTCGATCAATTTAATTTGTACATTGtctaagaatatatatttattacgATATATAATAGTGAAAGAATTGAAACTCAGACCTCGAAATTGATAGAACAAGTTCATACAATCGATAGATTAAACATCATCTAAAACCTTTTAATTTAGTCTCTTACCTTTTAaacttatatgtattaaattagaattcttttctttttatgaaCGTTATATATGTAAATAATAATGGACTTGCATAGAATAATACGTGACAAAATTATAAGTTgtcttgaaattttaaaaaatttgtgtGCATATATACAATGAGGAGAATTATAGGGTAACtaatatgatttatttaatatttagtttagtttttaatttagattatttagtttttaattaataatttataattaattagctAATTAGTCTTATTTTCTTGTAAGGCTATAAATAGTTAATTTAGGTTTGTAATTGGAAACTTTTAATCATCCATTTCAATAGAACATTGTTTTTGAAGTCTTCTCTCTCGAGATGGATTTTCCTTATTTAACCATAAACTTGACTTGATTATCTTTTCCGATGCATCAATATACAAGTTTCTAATATATACGTTTTTAAAAGATTATTTAGATATAAGATTAATCTTTATATCTAATAGGATCGTAGACTTTCAATTTTGTCTTTAATAGTTCCTAAATTACAAAATGGATATGTAGAATAGGATAAAAACTATTAGACGCAATTGGAAAATTAGGTATCGTTTGTTTGAtaactaatatattttttttttaaaaaaaataagcttAATAAATGCTATTTTCattcatgaatttttttctaTCCTACTTTCTaataatatgattttaaaatctatcaaaatctaaaaaaaaaaaaaaaaactttttgtttttaaaatttaattaagaattcaaatgctATACAAGTGAGAGAATAATTTTtatggattaaaaaaatttgtgatGTAGCAAAACATAACTTCATCagtcaaaaaaataaaaaggaagatAATTTAGATGGGttagcttaaaaaaaaaaaaaaaagaattaaaatgggGGAAAAACTTAAAGCCAAAAGACGAAAAGAAGGTCAATTAgtagaaaaactatattttatgcatgcacaaaaaaaaaagggaaaaataatagataataataaagaaaacaaatttcGATTGAATCTAATGAGTaggaaaatacatttaaaaatgaaaatataatatagtaataattttaaaaaaagaaaggcataaaaaaataaagaaaacatggtcagtttaaaataatagaaaaaaccCTAaagtctctctctcttttatattttattaaaaacttcTTATGTTTGTGGGAATCGCTGCATTtgcttctctcttctttctccttcatcctctctctctctctctctcctccttcatcttcttctttccctttcttcctTCCATTTGCTTAATTATAATTCCACTCTGTAGATTTTAAAGatttctctctctccctctctttttttaaacatagaattttcccttatttttattgttattactattaatttccttttttttttttaatctgttCATGGCGGGCTTAGACTTAGGCTCTGCTTCTCACTTTGTTCATCAACTTCAGCACCGTTCCGTGGATCTACACCTGCAGCATCCGACGGATGTAGACGACGGTTCCGACCACCAACCCAACTCCGGCGGCGAGATCGTCGCCCGGCGGTCCAGAGGCAGACCGTCCGGTTCTAAAAATAAACCGAAGCCACCGGTTATTATTACCAGAGAAAGTGCTAATACTCTTCGGGCCCACATCTTGGAAGTCAACACCGGTTGCGATGTCTTCGACTCCGTCGCCACTTATGCCCGGAAGCGCCAGCGTGGCATCTGCATCTTGAGTGGCACCGGCACCGTCACCAACGTTACCTTACGGCAACCTGCATCGGCCGGCGCAGTTGTCACTCTTCCTGGCAGGTTTTATTAAATCAATCCTAAACTCGAAAGCTTTTtttacttaattaataaaattagagttatgttttgtttttttaattttaatttgaaatttggttatttTGGGACTTTCAGAAAGCAGATGAATGAcggtaaatttaatttaatttaattttttaattgtagGTTTGAGATATTGTCTTTATCGGGATCGTTCTTGCCGCCACCGGCTCCACCAGGAGCTACGAGTTTGACTATCTTCCTTGCGGGCGGGCAAGGACAAATTCTCGGAGGGAATGTAGTTGGGTCTTTGATTGCTTCTGGACCGGTGATCGTCATTGCGTCGTCGTTTACCAATGTTGCTTACGAGAGGCTACCGTTGGACGAGGAGGAACAACCGTCCAACGGTGGTGGTGCGAGCCTTAGCAACCCGTTTCCGGACCCGTCGGTCGGGTTTCCATTGTTTAATCTGCCGTCGAACATGGCGGGGAATCAAAATCAGCTACCGGTGGACGGATGGGGTGGAGGGAACTCCGGTGGGAGAGCATCTTATTGAGCATCAACATTGGGGAGAAAAAGGTTAGGGAAATTGATAATAATTGTTTGGATTAATGCTAATGTTACTGTCTTTAAACTTTGGTTCAAAAACCCcaactttttagttttttttccttcttttcttgtttttttcccttctgttagtaacttttgtaaattttaagatttctaAGAGTGTGTTTGATTCCATATCTGGCTAAAATTTTGAACCATAATCACTTTCTTTTTGGTTTTAAGATCGTTAGTTTAagtattcttttaatttaaaacttaatataaattaatttgaatcagTATAACTATAacttcattttttaaagtttttttttatacgagctattaacatttaaaccacacaaagaaaaataaatacaagTTATCGTTGAACTAAATTCATATTCTCaacttaaacaaaataaaatcaaataattcaTGATAAGTGAGAAAAatatttctccttttttatcaagatttttttaaaaggataGATACTTTTCCCCCTAATTTTTTTGTTatgatttcattttcttcttcctttttttttttttttttttatgaaaagggatttcaaaactatttttaacaAGTGAAACAGACGAGTAAAGAAGTGATAAGTAGCAAACATcgacaaaataaaaataaaatcattatcaaataaaaactcAACTTTATCTCATtattggatatatatatatatatatatatcattaaaaaagaataagatTAGCTGGAAAGGTAAACTTTGAGGAATTGTTGTATAATATAATGAATTTTAGATAAACATGAAAGTCTCAAGATAATGaaactaattaataatatatatatatatataactttgaTTTATTTAGAAGAGTAGACAATTTGTATGAAGATATTGGATTATGAATatatctaaaatatatataacttgAATTTGGGTCAGCATTGATAATTATcattaaattcaataaatgcGTTAACATGGACAAAATTTTCAGATGAAGTATTCGAAATAATGTAATTTCGAGACTCCAACTTTTGTTTATATTGGTTTTTCACCTAGCTGAGGAGaacaatatataatattgcatttttttaaaaaaataaaaatagaatttatgataactattttaattttagggGAAAATCAAATTGTATTCTAAAACTTGTTAAGTTACAATAATTTTTATACTAAAATTTTCAACTTATCAAATTGCATATGCAATAATTTTAACCTTAAAACTTAAAAGGGgtgttcaaatttttttcttctgatTGTTCTTATGAAAATTTGAGTGTATAGTACAAAATCGATAGGATATCAGAGAAAATGACGTTGAgctagattttttttctttcttcctttcccttttttttttcttcttgtaaagatttgtgaattttgaattttgatatgGTTAATTTGTGTATTAatcaatttgttttttaaaaaaagtcaaaacTTGATATGATTGAAATTAATAAGCTTATGAAGATTTTTCTATTGTTTTTTCCCATATAATTCATTTGTGAATTAGTGAAATTTGAATAGAGGGTAAAAAGTATAACACATTAATCTAAGTTTAGAATCTaattaaattgatgaaataattgaaaatttagggtGAAAGAATCTTAAGTTGCAAAGTttaggaataaaaaaaattgattttctccCAATTTTATATATCTTAATCCTAccatttatatttgttttgatttattttatatgattATAAACTcgatcaattttatattatatatgaccATCTACGACCATATACTAGTGTGTGACACTACTTTCTAGAGTTGAAAAAACTCAAGactatatattcatttttaccTAATTTTAACTACTTATTTGAAGGTGattttcaaaagattaaaataatttatttatcacgtttagaatcactccaagatatataaataatcatttaaattcaatttaacgtTTGATTTACATTTTTCAAAGTCATTTGtatatcatcaaatttgattttaaatgattttgagCTTGAGTTAACTGACTTTAATCATTTTAAACTTGGATATTGGCCGCTATACATATATATGTcgtattttctttcatttaataGTCAAGAAAACATAGATGTATAGATAACGTGATAGATTAAACTATCAACTTTACATTACTTTACATGCATTTGGATTTTCATCACTAAACAATTGAGGAGCATATACATAGTGAATGAAATAAGGAacgttatttttattattaacattattaatttcattattattgTCTTTAGTTTGAATCTCTGCAACAATAGTCTTCTTGTCACTAGTCGTTTCAGATGAAGGTTTTTCTTTAGGCTTCTCTTTTTGATCAGTAAtactttctttcttcttctccggCGGCGGTGGCGTTGGCTTCAAAGAATCGGCCAATTTCGTATCGGCCGTAATGTCTGCGTGTTTCTGCAGCTTCTTCTTTAGATAGGATTTGAACTTCTCTGCTTCAATGCTTCCTTCCATTGTTAGGGTTTGAGCTTTCATGTCTGTTTTCACACTATATATTCCTGCCAATATAATGGGGTatttagtttttcaattttttatgaatattataaatttaatccctctaattaaaaaaaaaaaaaaaaaagttagtatCCAGTTCTTAATTTGACAAACCTAATAAATAGTCTCGATGGTTTGATAGGAAACTATTTGTTAAGAAAtcgataattaaataatataaaaaaaacataaaattagtaGAAAATCAACACACAGATTTGCACCGTATGTTAGTTACGTCCACGAGATAGAGATAgaacaattttattagaaagAACGTTACATAATATAAAATGGTGATGTGGTTAGGGTTAGATAGTTTATATGGTGTACTTTTCtaaatcataaataattaaatatgccTAATGCGAATTCAACAGTAAATTTTTGTACTTGATTCTAATACTATT
This window contains:
- the LOC120069031 gene encoding AT-hook motif nuclear-localized protein 23-like, which codes for MAGLDLGSASHFVHQLQHRSVDLHLQHPTDVDDGSDHQPNSGGEIVARRSRGRPSGSKNKPKPPVIITRESANTLRAHILEVNTGCDVFDSVATYARKRQRGICILSGTGTVTNVTLRQPASAGAVVTLPGRFEILSLSGSFLPPPAPPGATSLTIFLAGGQGQILGGNVVGSLIASGPVIVIASSFTNVAYERLPLDEEEQPSNGGGASLSNPFPDPSVGFPLFNLPSNMAGNQNQLPVDGWGGGNSGGRASY
- the LOC120070238 gene encoding heavy metal-associated isoprenylated plant protein 4, whose amino-acid sequence is MGEKVEGITAIYKVNLHCHQCWREIKKPLSRTQGVQNVEVDMEKNEIRVKGSNLDVLKIEKQIEKLSKKRVELISPKVKPKEKDPPKPPHNKPKPTIVHRTITAKVHLHCAKCEQDLKNKLLKHKGIYSVKTDMKAQTLTMEGSIEAEKFKSYLKKKLQKHADITADTKLADSLKPTPPPPEKKKESITDQKEKPKEKPSSETTSDKKTIVAEIQTKDNNNEINNVNNKNNVPYFIHYVYAPQLFSDENPNACKVM